Proteins encoded by one window of Halichondria panicea chromosome 8, odHalPani1.1, whole genome shotgun sequence:
- the LOC135339922 gene encoding uncharacterized protein LOC135339922, whose translation MAYRDSVQPQYSQAAQESSSTDMSTRELIIANNRPHPQESGSSVPMDINPTSSHHPTQVSSSDTTVIERPQIVFGSTTHSVWYQNMTVYNNEANRYDEYNMHYDIGRPPGYAVLLGNDREYPADPDLLPVMKDLGLMNDVLHSCGWKVSPIAGHPDMTLKQFDAMFNPILFSDFDQYSCFMFYYTGHGNSKGLLLSDGCCKPYVDIVRRVSLIDSLVGKPKIFIFDSCRSEKEKSHHWNFFKGITKAHAENVSVNYPPSDTLICYSANEGMKGFSHDDNGSFYTMNLATKLRQFWNTLTFTEIVTLVHGWTVQLAQQWGKEQQPVVYNALNRLLMFGGCDVSQYSQKMFHVPNNPSTQRSSFSYIVKGKGPNSLESDVATDAIRKDRLLSAQFKTKQDVTNNLPRLGQGVSVFVCYAPDPESPYYDPKERKDEIVRNQTQITLLIRDLERIGFSVISDLHLGNSQPRNWLQWYVSRIELCDYLIMVCSPAFKELFSCDKQKFPIADERASWFLTYRDAMYAEISEEVKDSPTGSKFVPVIIDDSFPPQDCVPTLLLTATKYQLDQKVPREFKYDNMYGGFEQLVCRMAGIDRNKLDAPVDQGIHQLAAPYRHGKRPVKNIPTKPPKGYKRVPWVPEAPATKPQPQSHPPPAKRVVSPEPFQPAHVAPFSQPPHHPPPSQPEQLPDKPPEHTVILWLCEKITDWRFVARFLKMDNSEIERIGIDHRDGVMEQRYQMFESWKRHEWREYTYRTLGDVLLKTESNRHLYPEFCRKVEQIEKTEPN comes from the exons ATGGCTTATCGAGACAGTGTACAGCCTCAGTATTCCCAGGCCGCTCAGGAAAGCTCGAGTACTGATATGAGCACAAGAGAACTGATCATTGCTAACAACAGACCACATCCCCAAGAGAGTGGCAGCTCTGTGCCCATGGATATTAATCCCACAAGTTCTCACCATCCTACTCAAGTAAGCTCGAGTGATACCACTGTTATTGAGAGGCCACAAATTGTATTTGGTAGCACAACACATTCTGTCTGGTATCAGAATATGACTGTCTACAACAACGAGGCGAATAGATATGACGAGTATAACATGCATTATGACATCGGACGGCCGCCAGGTTATGCCGTACTCTTGGGCAATGATCGCGAATACCCGGCAGATCCTGACTTGTTACCGGTCATGAAAGATCTCGGACTTATGAATGACGTATTACATAGCTGTGGGTGGAAAGTTAGCCCGATTGCCGGCCACCCTGATATGACCTTGAAGCAGTTTGATGCTATGTTCAATCCAATCCTTTTTTCTGATTTTGATCAGTACTCTTGCTTCATGTTCTACTACACCGGCCATGGGAATTCCAAAGGCTTGCTACTGAGTGATGGCTGCTGTAAGCCTTATGTCGACATTGTACGAAGAGTCTCCTTAATTGATTCTCTAGTAGGAAAACCAAAGATTTTCATCTTTGATAGCTGCCGCTCTGAAAAAGAAAAATCTCATCATTGGAATTTCTTTAAGGGAATCACCAAAGCTCATGCCGAAAATGTATCTGTGAACTATCCACCTTCCGACACACTCATTTGCTATTCAGCCAATGAAGGTATGAAAGGTTTCTCCCATGACGATAATGGGAGCTTTTACACTATGAACCTGGCCACTAAGCTAAGGCAGTTCTGGAATACACTCACTTTCACTGAGATTGTCACGCTTGTGCATGGCTGGACGGTTCAACTAGCTCAACAGTGGGGGAAAGAACAACAGCCTGTGGTGTACAATGCTCTCAACCGCCTACTGATGTTTGGTG GATGTGACGTGTCCCAGTACTCACAGAAAATGTTCCATG TACCCAACAACCCGTCGACTCAGAGGTCAAGTTTCTCGTATATTGTTAAGGGAAAAGGACCGAATTCTCTCGAAAGTGATG TGGCCACAGATGCTATCCGGAAAGATCGACTCCTTAGTGCCCAGTTCAAAACCAAGCAAGATGTCACCAACAACCTTCCGAGACTCGGCCaaggtgtgagtgtgttcGTCTGCTATGCTCCAGACCCAGAATCCCCATACTATGATCCCAAAGAACGAAAAGATGAAATTGTCCGCAACCAGACTCAGATAACTCTCTTGATTCGTGACTTGGAACGTATTGGTTTCTCAGTCATCTCTGACCTCCATCTTGGCAACTCCCAACCTAGGAACTGGCTTCAGTGGTATGTGTCTCGCATAGAGCTATGTGACTACCTCATCATGGTCTGTTCACCTGCGTTCAAAGAGCTGTTCTCTTGTGACAAGCAAAAGTTTCCAATTGCAGATGAGCGTGCCTCTTGGTTTCTTACTTATCGTGATGCCATGTATGCAGAGATTTCTGAGGAGGTGAAGGATTCACCCACTGGCAGTAAATTTGTACCTGTGATCATTGATGACTCGTTCCCACCACAAGACTGTGTACCTACTCTACTGCTGACAGCCACTAAGTATCAGCTCGACCAGAAAGTTCCTCGAGAGTTCAAGTATGACAACATGTATGGAGGATTCGAGCAGCTCGTTTGTCGAATGGCTGGTATTGACAGAAACAAATTGGATGCACCTGTTGATCAAGGGATACATCAACTAGCAGCTCCTTACAGGCATG GTAAGCGGCCTGTTAAAAACATTCCAACAAAACCACCGAAAGGATACAAGCGAGTTCCGTGGGTACCAGAAGCACCTGCTACTAAACCACAACCACAATCCCATCCACCTCCTGCAAAACGAGTGGTATCCCCAGAACCCTTCCAACCCGCTCATGTCGCACCATTCTCACaacccccacaccacccaccaccctcacagccGGAGCAACTCCCAGACAAGCCCCCAGAACACACGGTGATACTCTGGCTATGTGAGAAAATCACAGACTGGAGATTTGTCGCTCGTTTTCTAAAGATGGATAACTCCGAGATTGAACGAATCGGTATTGATCACCGTGATGGTGTGATGGAGCAAAGGTATCAGATGTTTGAGTCATGGAAGAGACACGAGTGGAGGGAGTATACCTACCGCACACTGGGGGACGTTTTGTTGAAGACTGAGTCTAACAGACATCTCTACCCTGAGTTCTGCCGGAAGGTTGAACAAATTGAAAAAACTGAACCGAACTAA